The region GTGCTGCTGGACGCCGGCGGCCAGCGGGTAGACGGGCAGCCAGTCGCCGGTCGGGTCGGCCTCCCCCGCCGCCAGCCAGCGGACTTCCGGGTGGGCGAATTCCCACCCGTGCGCGCCGCGCCGCGGGCTGCCGGCGATCACCACGCGCTGGCCGGCGGCGAAGCGCCGCGCCAAAAACGGCATGTTGAACCAGGTCGCGCGGACGTGGCCGTCGCGGCAGACGAGGCGCACCGAGAGCAGCGCCCGCCCGGCGGCCGTGGTCCGCGTGCGCACGTCGGCGACGTCGCCGGCCAGCGACGCCGGCTCGCCGGCGACGAGGTCGGCGACCGCATGGGCGCCGGAGAAGTCGCGGTAGTCGCGCGGGAAGTGCATCAGCGCGTCGGCCACCGTCACCAGGCCGAGGCGCTCGAGCCGCCGTGCCCGGCCGCCGCCGAGGCCGGGAAGGAGCGCCAGCGCCGTCCCCAACCCGCGGTCGGGCGCGCCGTCGGGCGGCGCGGCGGCACCGTCGCCGCCCGCGGAACCGCCGTCGCTGTCTGGTGCCATCGCGTCCCTGCCGCGGCCGGGGGTCACCGCTTGCGCGGCAGGAGGGGCTGGTAGGCGGCCACGGCCATCGTGTCGCAGCGCTCGTTCTCCGGATGGCCGGCGTGGCCGGCGACGTGGGTATAGACCACCTCGTGGAGGCCGGCGAGGCGGTCGAGCTCGCGCCACAGGTCTTCGTTCTTGATCGGGACGAGCTTCCCTTTCTCGCGCCGCTGCCAGCCCTGGCTCTTCCAGCGCGGCAGCCACTCCGACAGCCCGGTGCCGACGTAGACGCTGTCGGTGACCAGCTCGACGCGCGTCCGCCGCTTGAGCTGCGCCAATCCCTGGACGGCGGCGGTCAGCTCCATCCGGTTGTTGGTGGTCAGCGGTTCGCTGCCCGAGGCCGCCGACTCGCGCCCGCTGGCGGGATGGCGGAGGATGTAGGCCCAGCCCCCGGGGCCGGGATTGCCGCTGCACGCCCCGTCGGTGAACAGCACCACCTCGGCGTCGTCGTCGCTGCCCATGCCACCTCCCTGTCGCAGCGGCGATGCCGTCAGGCGACCACCTGTTCCGCGAGCGCCGGCGGCGCCCGATCCTCGGGAATCCCCACCGGCAACCGCACCGTGAACCGGCTCCCGCGCCCGAGCTGGCTCTCGACGGCGACGTCGCCGCCGAGGAGGCGGCACAGCTCGCGGACGATCGACAGCCCGAGGCCCGTGCCCGAGTACTCGCGCGTCATCGCGTCGTCGCCACGGCGCGGCAGCCCCCCCTGGCGGAACTTCTCGAAGATCGTCTGCTGCTCCTCGGCGGCGATCCCGACGCCGGTGTCGACGACGTCGAGGACCAGCTCGCCCCCGCCGGCGGCACCGGGGAGGAGGCGCGCGCGGACGTCGACGCGCCCGCCCCCCGGGGTGAACTTGACGGCGTTGGAGAGGAGGTTGGCGAGGATCTGCTGGACCTTGGCCTGGTCCTGGACGATGACCTCGAGCCCGGGGCCGACCTCGAAGGCGACGTCGATCTCCTTCTTCTCGGCGAGCGGCCGGACCATGTCGCACTGCGCCGAGACGACCGCCTCGACGTCGAACGGCACCGCCCGGACCTCCATCTTCCCCGCCTCGATCTTCGCCAGGTCGAGGATGTCGTTGATCATCTCGAGGAGCATCCGCCCCGACGAGCGGATGTTCTGCACGTAGCGGCGCTGCTTGTCGTCGAGCGATTCGATCGACCCGAGCACGTCGGAGAACCCGATGATGCTGTTGAGCGGCGTGCGCAGCTCGTGGCTCATGGTGGCGAGGAAGTCGCTCTTCAGCCGGTTCATCTCGTAGAGGTGGAGATTGGCCTGGGCGAGCTCGTCGACCTTCTCGTCGAGGGTGCCGTTGGTCTTCTGGAGCGCTTCCTGGGTGTCGACGAGGCCGCGGAGCATGCGGTTGAAGGCCACCCCCAATTCCTCGAACTCGTCGGTGGTGTGGATCTCGGCGCGGGCCTCGACGTTGCCACGGCGGACCTCGTCGCTGACGTCGCGGAGGTGCTCGAGCGGCTTGACGATCACCCAGCGGACGATCGCCCAGGCGGCGAGCATCGACAGGAACCAGGTCATGATCGCGGCGGCGAGGAGCGTGGCCCGGTTCCAGTTGATCGCCGTCCGCGTGGCGCCGTCGGGCATCACCACCTTGACGACCGCCAGCAGGGCGCCGGCGGCCAGCGCCTCGGGGGGGGGGGCGTCCGGGGGCGGAGGCACCGGTTGGGCGGTCGGCCCGCGGTAGGCATGGCAGACGAGGCAGCGCTCCCGGGCGCGGATCGGCTGGTAGTAGTGGTATTCGCTGCGGTCGGAGGTGCGGAACTCGCGCTCCTCGCCGGTGCCGGGGGGAACCGCGGCGTCGGCCTCGGCCGGGGCCGGCCGGGAGCGGAAGTAGTCGAGGACCGCGACGTCGAGCCGGGCGTAGCCGTCGGCGACGTCGGGGGGGGCGACCGGATCGAGCAGGACCCACTCGTAGGGCTCGCGCTGCAGGTCGCGGCCGAGCTTCTCGATGAGCGGCTCGTACTTGCTGCGGTTGGCCTCGAGCGTCACCCAGTGGCGCTGGAGCATGATCGCGTCGACGAGGTGCCGTCCGGTTGTCCGCGTGCTCTCGTAGACGAGCGCCTCGGTGCGGCTGCCGTACCACCAGAAGCTGCCGGTGATCAGGACCAGCAGGCAGAGCCCGAACAGGAAGCGGCATTTCCGCTCCAGGCTCGTCTCGCCCAGCAATTCGCCCAGCTTCGTGGAGGCCATGGAACGGCGCGTCCCTCCGGGCAAATCGTACCCGCCGCCCCGACGGCGGTGAAACCCGGCGTGGTGGCGCGCCTCGCGGGGCCGCGCCGGGCGGCCACCGCTGGCGCCGGCCACGCTACAGCATCTCGACCGGATCGACGTCGACGATCCAGGCGATGCCCGCCGGCGTCTGCAGCGCCGCCGAGACGTCGCGCACCAGCGCCCGGAGCACCGGCCCGTCGGCGGCGTGAATCTGGACGTGCCAGCGGTGGCGGTCGCGGAGCCGGGCGATCGGCGCCGGGGCCGGGCCGAGGACACGGATCGCCGCCCCGGCGGCGGTCGCGGCGGAGCGGAGCCGCGTCGCCACCTCACCGGCCCAGGCGGCGACGCGGTCTTCCTGATGGCCGCGGACGACGATCCGTACCATCGCGCCGGCCGGTGGGTAGCCGAGCGCCTCGCGGACCGGGAGCTCGGCGGCCACGAACGCCTC is a window of Planctomycetota bacterium DNA encoding:
- the rnhA gene encoding ribonuclease HI, which codes for MGSDDDAEVVLFTDGACSGNPGPGGWAYILRHPASGRESAASGSEPLTTNNRMELTAAVQGLAQLKRRTRVELVTDSVYVGTGLSEWLPRWKSQGWQRREKGKLVPIKNEDLWRELDRLAGLHEVVYTHVAGHAGHPENERCDTMAVAAYQPLLPRKR
- a CDS encoding HAMP domain-containing protein — protein: MASTKLGELLGETSLERKCRFLFGLCLLVLITGSFWWYGSRTEALVYESTRTTGRHLVDAIMLQRHWVTLEANRSKYEPLIEKLGRDLQREPYEWVLLDPVAPPDVADGYARLDVAVLDYFRSRPAPAEADAAVPPGTGEEREFRTSDRSEYHYYQPIRARERCLVCHAYRGPTAQPVPPPPDAPPPEALAAGALLAVVKVVMPDGATRTAINWNRATLLAAAIMTWFLSMLAAWAIVRWVIVKPLEHLRDVSDEVRRGNVEARAEIHTTDEFEELGVAFNRMLRGLVDTQEALQKTNGTLDEKVDELAQANLHLYEMNRLKSDFLATMSHELRTPLNSIIGFSDVLGSIESLDDKQRRYVQNIRSSGRMLLEMINDILDLAKIEAGKMEVRAVPFDVEAVVSAQCDMVRPLAEKKEIDVAFEVGPGLEVIVQDQAKVQQILANLLSNAVKFTPGGGRVDVRARLLPGAAGGGELVLDVVDTGVGIAAEEQQTIFEKFRQGGLPRRGDDAMTREYSGTGLGLSIVRELCRLLGGDVAVESQLGRGSRFTVRLPVGIPEDRAPPALAEQVVA